One genomic segment of Candidatus Eremiobacterota bacterium includes these proteins:
- a CDS encoding Clp protease N-terminal domain-containing protein: protein MEDTTNNPRDSRDVFKNISPEMQNYLIIAQRFSKSQKHFYVGVEHFLAAFLSEQGSLIRRVIGGGKVNWKKKIQDLLIRAYNPAKKQQIWEGYLVTPRVQRIWEEAVERTRFKDSVDVKEAHILWVTLQDKEGFAYRWLISEDYAIDDILNAVKQELGSDGGVPAEKDDKKDDEAKKKAPEPAELKAEVRAAPEKPAPLTSKPISISDIFKIGSEEKPPASPETTQELTVKPAAPWKVQHDPPSQRQEMLQIGDRQMSIKELKDKNLSDKIIGEINTVCKRYGKFPSVLKIGPREVPFDELVEMHLDDEAFMEVLEIAKDELGVPPGPTGGDLLFGTVGRPVDVSLDGSDIFVKSGPAAPAPPGGFLTTQKKPVQISQLMSQEPAPAAPPPVSSRMGSQGADLELRKMLQGEDPAIDITHDMLDADFGNDFKWPGKKIEEAETREADPADFKTQEIGAELREFAMKTLRESAAPPAQDDAFPFLKQSDPFGIIGESADTGPMPAPESPAAQEGFPAVSPFGGRPESPDSLSRTLIMDEGASGQFSPFSAGDEGWPPIGSPFPDAVDTPAPFPAAAAEPVPAEPPQIADFQPQAVEPFQPALPWSVTEPSDSMPSQVPAPPWAESSLSDELPPLVMEGPSSLRYLGDAESPVPSPFEPQAPPQEPVNNTPPEGPSSLRYLDSAESIVPSPFEPQPPLEEVEAAVTPAVSDSAAESHPAPPFDHEPVIEILPLEGEQAIEIPHLMAEEPQPMAVQEEAGPSQEDYGRVAEEELPYMGPEPSPVEVKPDLIMAEQVPPPGPPAKHVIPEWLSGVKKRVTLKEFFALAEKEYGAAVQADEEGEGAEVLIEGEASVFQEKSRDDGSYAGRAVAESRPVEPQEKSPAESTASYESVKEFLRRADSLEGGRHYPGTLWEPQELEEISAALASPGKHCAVLCRSALKADEFLSHVQEISPRGNEAAHFVLDDQAFLDATGEAEKKMALLKDFAAGNGGPALLTLSLAAVRQANPQFMAGFFSALLASGMRCLVWGSQADYQEVAGVLHAEFALLEIKEVSVAQATAFLKASGEVIENDLKIKIEGQLVDHAAELVEKYLPESIYPDAVVDAFSKVHDFKKEEFLDLGLEEFEVITRKDFILVVSDMS, encoded by the coding sequence ATGGAAGATACTACCAATAATCCGAGAGATTCAAGGGATGTGTTCAAGAACATATCCCCTGAGATGCAGAATTACCTCATTATCGCGCAGAGGTTTTCCAAGTCTCAGAAGCATTTTTATGTGGGAGTCGAGCATTTTCTCGCGGCCTTCCTCTCGGAGCAGGGCTCCCTTATCAGGAGAGTCATAGGAGGCGGCAAGGTCAACTGGAAGAAAAAGATCCAGGATCTGCTGATTCGGGCCTACAATCCCGCCAAGAAGCAGCAGATCTGGGAAGGCTACCTCGTGACGCCCAGGGTGCAGAGAATATGGGAAGAGGCCGTCGAGAGGACCCGGTTCAAGGACTCCGTCGATGTAAAGGAAGCCCATATTCTCTGGGTCACGCTCCAGGACAAGGAGGGATTTGCTTACCGGTGGCTTATCAGCGAGGATTACGCAATTGATGACATTCTCAACGCCGTGAAGCAGGAGCTTGGCTCCGACGGCGGCGTCCCTGCAGAGAAGGACGATAAAAAGGATGATGAGGCAAAGAAGAAGGCCCCTGAGCCCGCTGAGCTGAAGGCGGAAGTGAGGGCAGCCCCCGAAAAGCCTGCACCGCTCACCTCCAAGCCGATATCGATAAGCGACATTTTCAAGATTGGCAGCGAAGAGAAGCCTCCCGCCTCCCCGGAGACCACACAGGAGCTTACCGTCAAGCCTGCCGCGCCGTGGAAAGTGCAGCATGACCCGCCTTCACAGAGGCAGGAGATGCTGCAGATAGGCGATCGCCAGATGAGCATCAAGGAGCTGAAGGATAAGAACCTCAGCGACAAGATAATAGGGGAGATCAACACCGTATGCAAGCGCTATGGAAAATTCCCCAGCGTGCTGAAGATTGGCCCCCGGGAAGTGCCTTTTGACGAGCTCGTGGAAATGCACCTTGACGACGAGGCCTTCATGGAAGTGCTTGAGATAGCAAAGGATGAGCTGGGTGTTCCCCCGGGACCCACGGGGGGAGATTTGCTCTTTGGCACGGTGGGCAGGCCTGTCGATGTATCTCTTGACGGCAGCGATATCTTTGTCAAGAGCGGCCCGGCGGCCCCGGCCCCTCCCGGGGGCTTCCTCACCACTCAGAAAAAGCCTGTGCAGATAAGCCAGTTGATGAGCCAGGAGCCTGCGCCTGCTGCTCCTCCTCCTGTCAGTTCCCGGATGGGATCTCAAGGAGCGGATCTTGAGCTCAGGAAAATGCTTCAGGGCGAAGATCCGGCAATAGACATCACTCATGACATGCTTGACGCCGATTTCGGAAATGACTTCAAATGGCCGGGGAAGAAGATTGAGGAGGCAGAGACCAGGGAGGCGGACCCGGCTGATTTCAAAACTCAGGAGATCGGGGCGGAACTCAGGGAATTTGCGATGAAGACCCTGAGAGAGTCTGCGGCACCGCCTGCACAGGATGATGCCTTCCCGTTCCTGAAGCAGTCTGATCCCTTTGGAATAATCGGTGAAAGTGCCGATACCGGCCCCATGCCGGCCCCGGAATCTCCCGCGGCCCAGGAGGGCTTCCCTGCGGTGAGTCCCTTCGGCGGCAGGCCAGAAAGCCCCGATTCCCTCTCACGGACATTGATTATGGATGAGGGGGCATCCGGGCAGTTTTCCCCCTTCTCTGCCGGCGACGAGGGGTGGCCTCCCATAGGGTCTCCTTTTCCCGATGCTGTCGATACCCCTGCACCTTTCCCTGCAGCAGCGGCAGAGCCTGTTCCGGCCGAACCCCCACAGATCGCGGACTTTCAGCCTCAAGCGGTGGAACCCTTTCAGCCGGCCCTTCCCTGGAGCGTGACGGAGCCTTCCGATTCGATGCCCTCCCAGGTCCCCGCGCCTCCCTGGGCAGAAAGCTCTCTCTCTGATGAGCTTCCGCCTCTTGTGATGGAAGGGCCTTCTTCCCTCCGTTACCTTGGCGATGCTGAAAGCCCTGTTCCGTCACCCTTTGAGCCACAGGCTCCCCCGCAGGAACCCGTGAACAACACACCTCCGGAAGGGCCTTCTTCCCTCCGTTACCTTGACAGTGCCGAAAGCATCGTTCCTTCACCCTTTGAGCCTCAGCCTCCCCTGGAGGAAGTGGAGGCCGCCGTGACGCCGGCGGTGAGTGATTCTGCCGCTGAAAGCCATCCTGCTCCTCCATTTGACCATGAGCCGGTCATAGAGATTCTCCCTCTTGAAGGCGAGCAGGCCATAGAGATTCCTCACCTCATGGCAGAGGAACCTCAGCCCATGGCGGTGCAGGAAGAGGCAGGCCCTTCTCAGGAAGACTACGGGAGGGTTGCTGAAGAAGAGCTGCCTTATATGGGACCGGAGCCTTCGCCTGTTGAAGTGAAGCCGGACCTGATTATGGCCGAGCAGGTGCCACCTCCTGGCCCTCCGGCGAAGCATGTCATCCCTGAATGGCTCTCTGGCGTGAAAAAGCGCGTCACTCTCAAAGAGTTTTTTGCCCTTGCAGAGAAAGAGTATGGAGCAGCCGTCCAGGCCGATGAAGAAGGTGAAGGAGCAGAAGTGCTCATCGAGGGCGAAGCTTCCGTTTTTCAGGAAAAATCGCGTGATGATGGCTCTTATGCCGGCAGGGCAGTTGCTGAATCCCGCCCGGTGGAGCCTCAGGAAAAGAGCCCTGCAGAAAGCACTGCTTCCTATGAATCGGTAAAGGAATTTCTCAGAAGAGCCGACAGCCTTGAAGGAGGCAGGCACTACCCGGGCACCCTCTGGGAGCCACAGGAACTGGAAGAGATTTCAGCAGCGCTTGCATCGCCGGGGAAGCACTGCGCAGTGCTGTGCCGCTCGGCTCTCAAGGCAGACGAGTTTCTTTCGCATGTGCAGGAGATATCGCCAAGAGGCAATGAGGCAGCTCATTTTGTTCTGGATGACCAGGCTTTCCTGGATGCCACAGGCGAAGCAGAAAAGAAGATGGCGCTTCTGAAGGATTTTGCCGCGGGGAATGGAGGACCGGCGCTGCTCACCCTCTCTCTCGCCGCGGTGAGGCAGGCGAATCCTCAGTTCATGGCCGGATTTTTCTCTGCACTGCTGGCCTCCGGGATGAGATGCCTTGTCTGGGGAAGCCAGGCGGACTATCAGGAGGTGGCGGGAGTACTCCATGCCGAATTTGCCTTATTGGAGATAAAAGAGGTGTCCGTCGCCCAGGCGACGGCTTTTCTCAAAGCTTCAGGCGAGGTCATAGAGAATGATCTCAAGATCAAGATCGAAGGGCAGCTTGTTGACCACGCCGCCGAGCTTGTGGAGAAATACCTCCCTGAAAGCATATACCCCGATGCAGTGGTAGATGCCTTCAGCAAGGTCCACGACTTCAAGAAGGAGGAGTTCCTGGACCTGGGGCTCGAGGAATTTGAAGTGATTACCAGGAAGGACTTTATCCTGGTCGTGTCTGACATGTCCTGA
- a CDS encoding Fic family protein, with the protein MAVTKHDLFLAIAASGSIDEADLKQMLFVTDERQFMQDLQFLAGDKLIDKQGTKLSYVKNPSSEVLFDLLTFAVTYDINYNNYFSSPMLILLEQTYLQKYFGLHEVQQVDQMKRINISILRKDGFIIVVQPRPFLGKIIQNSFFDYLLKVNKRNPTPMDKKKKDIPVETLLVEKLMKKQLQAKMKSSDPSSMPEIQYLEDDDPSNSVFINPTKEQRAIKARISLRNRETFNVTFKENLKRAEQKMLSNVNSRVRLSKAVVMDYHKILMNDPAIGGLFRKENVQVAGNPYFKTAHFNKVEHFLDKLLERYNKTTFKNMPEVVKFGAFLHNELQFTHPFIDGNSRLTRLVMDHFFRENNAPIYEIPVSYISRYSAITKGSKRRDDNQLFELLKEIFLYIICKS; encoded by the coding sequence ATGGCAGTAACAAAGCATGATCTTTTTCTTGCCATCGCGGCAAGCGGTTCAATTGACGAAGCTGATTTGAAACAGATGCTCTTCGTGACCGATGAGCGGCAGTTCATGCAGGACCTCCAGTTTCTCGCGGGGGACAAGCTCATCGACAAGCAGGGCACCAAGCTGAGCTACGTGAAAAATCCCAGCTCCGAGGTGCTCTTTGACCTCCTTACCTTTGCAGTGACCTACGATATCAACTACAACAATTACTTTTCAAGCCCCATGCTCATTCTCCTTGAACAGACCTATCTTCAGAAATATTTCGGCCTCCATGAGGTGCAGCAGGTTGACCAGATGAAGCGGATCAACATCTCCATCCTCAGAAAGGACGGCTTCATCATCGTCGTACAACCCAGGCCGTTCCTGGGAAAGATCATCCAGAACAGCTTCTTTGACTATCTTCTCAAGGTCAACAAGCGCAATCCCACGCCCATGGACAAAAAGAAGAAAGACATCCCCGTGGAGACTTTACTCGTGGAAAAGCTGATGAAAAAACAGCTTCAGGCGAAGATGAAGTCTTCAGACCCTTCCTCAATGCCTGAGATACAGTACCTCGAGGATGATGACCCGTCAAACAGCGTATTCATCAATCCCACCAAGGAGCAGCGGGCCATCAAAGCCCGCATCAGCCTGAGAAACAGGGAGACCTTCAACGTGACCTTCAAGGAGAACCTGAAGAGGGCCGAGCAGAAGATGCTCTCCAATGTGAACAGCCGCGTGCGCCTCTCCAAGGCGGTCGTCATGGACTACCACAAGATCCTGATGAACGATCCCGCCATAGGGGGGCTCTTCAGAAAAGAAAACGTGCAGGTTGCCGGGAACCCTTACTTCAAGACAGCCCACTTCAACAAGGTGGAGCATTTCCTGGACAAGCTCCTTGAGCGCTACAATAAAACCACCTTCAAGAACATGCCTGAGGTAGTGAAATTCGGCGCCTTCCTCCATAACGAGCTCCAGTTCACCCATCCCTTCATTGACGGCAACAGCAGGCTTACAAGGCTCGTGATGGACCATTTCTTCAGGGAGAACAACGCTCCCATCTATGAAATACCCGTTTCCTACATCTCGCGGTACTCGGCAATCACCAAGGGGTCCAAAAGAAGAGACGACAACCAGCTTTTTGAGCTTCTGAAGGAGATTTTCCTCTACATCATATGCAAGAGCTAG
- a CDS encoding metallophosphoesterase, with the protein MKIIATSDVHIPKYQAKMSSLARRLSTDAADVLLLLGDIAPVNDEAFDEFLCNFSYFTGPKLFVTGNHDIWTVDGSSRERYEKTVPAIVEKHKFHPLDKEPIIYRGVGFVGNIGWYDYTFSRVYAPPPNTQYIRYKNSKKLSMPQVVKWEELSEEDWKKKEIYYRGFLGLIQGTGCNDKDYIKDFWEDKEFSQMLQQKLEDDLRKVSKKADKVVAAFHCLPFKEGLIRDNARPNVCFTNAFAGSKGLGDVLYRHPKVAAALWGHIHHRQSFSKGVIRCVNVSFDPQAPTNPVLVEV; encoded by the coding sequence ATGAAGATCATCGCGACTTCTGACGTGCATATCCCCAAGTACCAGGCGAAGATGTCTTCGCTTGCAAGGCGCCTTTCCACGGACGCCGCCGATGTGCTTCTGTTGCTGGGCGACATTGCGCCGGTAAATGACGAGGCCTTTGACGAGTTTCTCTGCAATTTTTCCTATTTTACCGGCCCCAAGCTTTTTGTGACGGGAAACCATGACATCTGGACCGTTGACGGAAGCTCCAGGGAGCGCTATGAGAAAACAGTCCCGGCCATAGTGGAGAAGCACAAGTTTCACCCCCTTGACAAGGAGCCCATCATATACCGCGGCGTCGGCTTCGTGGGGAACATCGGGTGGTATGACTACACTTTCTCACGGGTCTATGCCCCTCCTCCCAACACGCAGTATATCAGGTACAAGAACTCCAAGAAGCTTTCCATGCCCCAGGTGGTGAAATGGGAGGAGCTCTCGGAAGAAGACTGGAAGAAGAAGGAAATATACTACCGGGGCTTCCTGGGCCTTATCCAGGGCACCGGCTGCAACGACAAGGATTATATCAAGGATTTCTGGGAGGACAAGGAATTTTCCCAGATGCTGCAGCAGAAACTGGAGGATGACCTCAGGAAGGTGAGCAAGAAGGCTGACAAGGTAGTTGCCGCCTTTCACTGCCTGCCCTTCAAGGAGGGCCTTATCAGGGACAACGCCAGGCCTAACGTCTGTTTTACCAATGCATTTGCCGGCTCAAAAGGGCTGGGCGATGTGCTCTACCGGCACCCGAAGGTCGCTGCCGCCTTATGGGGCCATATTCACCACAGGCAGTCCTTCTCAAAGGGAGTAATCAGGTGCGTGAACGTAAGCTTCGATCCCCAGGCGCCCACCAACCCGGTTCTTGTGGAAGTCTGA
- the metG gene encoding methionine--tRNA ligase: MGDAPERMLVTSALPYANGPIHIGHLVEYIQTDIWVRFQKLRGRDCIYVCADDTHGTPVMISAKKAGITPEKLIETMNREHQEDFQKFFVHFDNYYTTNSPENRELSEFIYGKMREHGHIAEREIEQFFCEHDGMFLPDRFIRGTCPRCGALDQYGDTCEACSSTYDPTELSDPVCAECKHTPVRKKTVHYFFRLGDFTEKLKVWTSGEHLQPEVRNKLNEWFEQGLRDWDISRDAPYFGFRIPGSQDKYFYVWLDAPVGYMASTKNWSTKNGKDFDSYWRSPDTEIYHFIGKDIMYFHCLFWPAMLMCAGFSCPTKVFIHGFLTVDGEKMSKSRGTFIKAETFAKHIPPEYLRYYYACKMGSGVGDIDLNMTDFVARVNSDILGKIANLGFRVGSMLGRNLEGRCGVISPEDREFVASIAASSEAIASHYERLEYQRAMKEICRLADCANKFLEDKAPWTTVKSDHELTRSTLTAALEAFRLITLYIKPVLPRFAEQVERYLSVPPLVWNDVGRSVENSLIEKFDHLAQKIEKEHIDKVVEESLNEHGTSKEVKAQAPALDEPMAPECTIEDFSKVDLRVAKVLKAEHVEGADTLLRLVLDIGGIERTVFAGIKSAYKPEELEGRLVIAVANLKPRKMRFGTSEGMVLASGKGGSEIFLLKPDSGALPGQRIH, encoded by the coding sequence ATGGGAGACGCTCCTGAGAGAATGCTGGTCACGTCAGCACTTCCTTATGCAAACGGGCCTATTCATATCGGCCACCTTGTGGAATACATCCAGACGGACATCTGGGTACGCTTCCAGAAGCTCCGCGGCCGCGACTGCATTTATGTCTGTGCCGACGATACCCATGGAACGCCTGTCATGATAAGCGCAAAAAAGGCAGGCATCACCCCTGAGAAGCTTATCGAGACCATGAACCGCGAGCACCAGGAGGATTTTCAGAAGTTTTTCGTGCACTTTGACAACTATTATACGACAAACTCCCCGGAAAACAGGGAGCTTTCGGAATTCATCTATGGGAAGATGAGGGAGCACGGCCATATCGCGGAGCGGGAGATTGAGCAGTTCTTCTGCGAGCACGACGGGATGTTTCTTCCCGACAGGTTCATCAGGGGCACGTGCCCGCGATGCGGCGCCCTTGATCAATACGGCGACACCTGCGAGGCGTGCAGTTCCACCTACGATCCCACCGAGCTTTCCGATCCTGTCTGCGCAGAGTGCAAACACACCCCGGTGAGGAAGAAGACGGTCCATTATTTCTTCAGGCTCGGCGATTTTACCGAGAAGCTCAAAGTCTGGACAAGCGGCGAGCATCTGCAGCCCGAGGTGCGCAACAAGCTCAACGAGTGGTTTGAGCAGGGCCTCAGGGACTGGGACATCTCCCGCGACGCCCCCTATTTCGGTTTCAGGATCCCCGGCTCCCAGGACAAGTACTTTTATGTCTGGCTTGATGCTCCCGTGGGGTATATGGCCTCCACAAAGAACTGGAGCACAAAGAACGGAAAGGATTTTGACTCTTACTGGCGCTCGCCCGATACGGAGATCTATCATTTCATCGGCAAGGACATCATGTATTTCCACTGCCTCTTCTGGCCTGCCATGCTCATGTGCGCCGGATTCTCATGCCCCACCAAAGTATTTATCCACGGGTTTCTCACCGTTGACGGCGAAAAGATGTCCAAGTCCCGCGGCACTTTCATCAAGGCAGAGACTTTTGCAAAACACATCCCGCCCGAGTACCTGCGCTATTATTATGCCTGCAAGATGGGGTCCGGCGTGGGGGATATCGATCTCAACATGACTGATTTTGTCGCCCGCGTGAATTCCGATATCCTGGGGAAAATTGCCAACCTCGGCTTCCGCGTGGGCTCAATGCTCGGGAGAAACCTTGAGGGACGCTGCGGCGTCATTTCCCCCGAAGACCGCGAGTTTGTCGCCTCTATTGCCGCTTCTTCGGAGGCAATCGCCTCTCACTATGAGAGGCTTGAATACCAGCGGGCCATGAAGGAGATATGCCGGCTCGCCGACTGTGCCAACAAGTTTCTCGAGGATAAGGCACCATGGACCACGGTGAAGAGCGATCATGAGCTTACCCGTTCCACCCTCACGGCGGCCCTGGAGGCCTTCAGGCTTATTACCCTCTATATAAAGCCTGTCCTTCCACGTTTTGCGGAGCAGGTGGAGCGCTATCTCTCTGTTCCGCCCCTTGTGTGGAACGACGTGGGGCGCTCCGTGGAAAACTCCCTCATCGAAAAGTTTGATCACCTGGCGCAGAAAATTGAAAAGGAGCATATAGACAAAGTGGTTGAAGAATCTCTGAATGAGCACGGTACATCCAAAGAAGTGAAGGCGCAGGCTCCGGCCCTCGATGAGCCCATGGCCCCGGAATGCACCATTGAGGACTTTTCCAAGGTGGATCTCCGCGTGGCAAAAGTGCTCAAGGCAGAACATGTCGAGGGTGCCGATACTCTTCTGCGCCTTGTCCTCGACATAGGGGGCATTGAAAGAACCGTTTTCGCAGGGATAAAAAGCGCCTATAAACCCGAGGAACTTGAAGGCAGACTGGTGATAGCGGTAGCCAATCTCAAGCCCAGGAAAATGAGATTCGGCACCAGTGAAGGAATGGTACTGGCCTCCGGCAAGGGGGGAAGCGAGATATTTCTTCTGAAGCCCGACAGCGGGGCCCTTCCAGGTCAGAGGATCCATTGA
- a CDS encoding lysylphosphatidylglycerol synthase transmembrane domain-containing protein yields MFSRKNWLKLSIGFLISAVCLFFALSGIDWAALSRIFLTVKIPFVLLFLLILCLTVALRSLIYYRFLGRQCRVSLPAIFEGLMIGYMVNSLFPLRAGDVAKAFLIGTMNRTSRTYTFTIVVIERLFDMITLLIFFLVLLLQIGPGKHFTHAAAAVAVAVALVLAFIAAVLGYTRLVLTTLDRLKPLFGEAPVEKIKCRIATVKEGFTVLTSWRDVLFIQGIFLLIWGGYLAVNYVTGLAIGVNLGFAQTLSLIIAIALGSVIASTPGQLGVHQYACVLVFTTFGFTREEGLSFSLIQNSLSFAMPILLGWLFLLHANISLAQISQEKGLPKESADESAPSPLTET; encoded by the coding sequence GTGTTTTCAAGAAAAAACTGGCTGAAACTTTCAATCGGCTTCCTGATAAGTGCTGTCTGCCTCTTTTTTGCCCTTTCCGGAATCGACTGGGCCGCCCTTTCAAGAATCTTCCTCACGGTGAAAATACCCTTCGTGCTCCTTTTCCTCCTCATTCTCTGTCTTACCGTGGCGCTGCGCTCCCTCATATATTACCGTTTCCTCGGCAGGCAATGCAGGGTGAGCCTCCCTGCCATCTTTGAAGGGCTCATGATCGGCTACATGGTAAACAGCCTCTTTCCCTTAAGGGCTGGTGATGTCGCCAAGGCTTTCCTGATAGGCACAATGAACCGCACAAGCAGGACTTACACGTTCACCATAGTGGTCATAGAAAGGCTCTTTGATATGATCACCCTTCTCATCTTTTTCCTTGTCCTGCTGCTCCAGATAGGCCCCGGGAAGCACTTCACCCATGCGGCGGCAGCCGTCGCTGTCGCAGTGGCTCTTGTGCTTGCCTTTATAGCTGCAGTTCTTGGATACACCAGGCTTGTCCTGACAACCCTGGACAGGCTGAAGCCTCTCTTCGGAGAGGCGCCCGTAGAGAAGATAAAATGCAGGATTGCCACGGTGAAGGAGGGCTTTACCGTGCTCACGAGCTGGCGCGACGTGCTCTTCATCCAGGGGATCTTTCTGCTGATATGGGGAGGTTACCTTGCGGTGAACTACGTGACGGGCCTGGCCATCGGAGTAAATCTGGGCTTCGCCCAGACCCTTTCCCTCATCATAGCCATTGCCCTTGGCTCTGTCATCGCATCGACGCCGGGACAGCTGGGGGTGCACCAGTATGCCTGCGTGCTGGTCTTCACCACCTTCGGCTTCACCCGCGAAGAGGGGCTCTCCTTCTCCCTCATCCAGAACTCGCTGAGCTTTGCCATGCCTATTCTGCTCGGCTGGCTTTTCCTTCTCCACGCCAATATCTCGCTTGCCCAGATTTCACAGGAAAAAGGACTGCCCAAGGAGAGTGCCGATGAGAGTGCTCCATCTCCTCTCACAGAAACCTGA